A single region of the Brassica rapa cultivar Chiifu-401-42 chromosome A03, CAAS_Brap_v3.01, whole genome shotgun sequence genome encodes:
- the LOC103861528 gene encoding putative respiratory burst oxidase homolog protein G isoform X1: MTMTSDTEEENSSDITAHNPVMENVGGAVGSSVRENPETRQNGLMNEIKRFAGKPARLDRSKSTTGQALRGLKFISKADGADGWTAVEERFETITKTTEGLLIRSKFGECIGMKSKDFALVLFDALARRKHMTGDVIDKEMLKEFWEQISDQNFDSRLMIFFDMMDKDGDGRLTEDEVRQIINLSSSTNNLSAIQKRSAGYAAMIMEELDPHKTGYIMVDNLKILLMQAETLPEITNSEERRQPVEKITKKFNDTPYPSPSRTMYRRLRFFVLDSWQRIWVIALWLTITAILFTYKYIQYKNRAVYEVLGHCVCFAKGSAETLKLNMALVLLPVCRNTITWLRNKTRFGVLVPFDDNINFHKVIAVGITIGVGIHSIAHLACDFPRLIAATPEEYKPLGKYFGEEQPKRYSHFVKSTEGITGLLMVLLMAIAFTLALPWFRRGKLEKKLPKPLKKLASFNAFWYTHHLFIVVYILLIVHGYYLYLTKEWYKKTTWMYLAVPIALYACERLIRAFRSSIRMVKVVNAAVYPGNVLTLKMSRPKHFKYKSGQYMFVNCPKVSPFEWHPFSITSAPHDGYLSVHIKSVGDWTNAIKEVFSEVMSKPPPVRDTSHGANNPDYPKIMIDGPYGTSAQDYKKYDVILLIGLGIGATRMISIIKDIVNNMYAMENAQLRQMENGLKHVPQDKTENFKTKRAYFYWVTREQGPYDWFMDIMNEIAARDVNKIIELHNYCTNVFEEDDGARSALIRMLQSIAYAKSGKDIVSETRVMSHFARPNLEHVYRKVAMDHPAGTNVGVFYCGTPLLAKELRRLALKFTHKTKIRFSFHNENL, from the exons ATGACTATGACTTCTGACACAGAAGAAGAGAACAGCAGCGACATAACCGCCCACAATCCGGTGATGGAAAACGTTGGAGGTGCGGTCGGGTCCAGCGTAAGGGAGAATCCGGAGACGAGACAGAACGGCCTTATGAACGAGATCAAGCGCTTTGCAGGGAAGCCAGCTCGGTTGGACCGATCGAAGTCAACGACCGGTCAGGCCTTGAGAGGGCTCAAGTTCATCAGTAAGGCTGATGGTGCAGATGGCTGGACCGCCGTGGAGGAGAGGTTTGAAACGATCACGAAAACTACTGAGGGATTGCTGATTAGGTCCAAGTTCGGTGAATGCATAG GGATGAAGTCAAAGGACTTTGCCTTGGTATTGTTTGACGCATTAGCTAGAAGAAAGCATATGACAGGGGATGTGATTGATAAGGAGATGTTAAAGGAATTCTGGGAACAAATAAGtgatcaaaattttgattccaGGCTTATGATATTCTTTGACAT GATGGATAAAGATGGCGATGGTAGATTAACCGAAGACGAAGTTAGACAG ATCATCAATCTTAGTTCGTCTACCAACAATCTGTCAGCCATCCAGAAAAGGTCAGCTGGATATGCAGCAATGATAATGGAAGAGCTTGACCCACATAAAACAGGATATATCATG GTAGACAACCTTAAAATTTTGCTTATGCAAGCAGAAACACTACCTGAAATCACAAATAGTGAAGAAAGAAGGCAGCCGGTTGAAAAGATAACTAAGAAGTTTAATGATACGCCTTATCCTAGCCCGTCGAGGACAATGTACCGTCGACTGCGATTCTTTGTTCTAGATAGCTGGCAGAGAATTTGGGTGATAGCGCTATGGCTCACTATTACTGCCATCCTCTTCACATACAAATATATTCAATACAAAAATAGAGCAGTCTATGAAGTGTTGGGCCACTGCGTGTGCTTTGCTAAAGGTTCAGCAGAAACGTTGAAGCTGAATATGGCGTTGGTTCTGTTACCTGTATGCAGAAATACCATCACATGGCTTAGAAATAAGACTAGGTTTGGTGTTTTAGTCCCTTTTGATGACAACATCAACTTTCATAAG GTTATAGCAGTGGGAATTACGATAGGAGTAGGCATACACTCGATCGCTCACTTGGCTTGCGATTTTCCACGGCTGATCGCAGCAACTCCAGAGGAATACAAGCCTTTAGGAAAGTACTTTGGAGAGGAGCAACCCAAGAGATACTCACATTTTGTGAAGTCAACAGAAGGTATAACAGGACTCCTAATGGTTCTCTTGATGGCAATTGCTTTTACACTAGCGCTGCCTTGGTTTAGACGAGGGAAGCTAGAGAAAAAGCTTCCAAAGCCACTAAAAAAACTCGCTAGCTTCAATGCCTTCTGGTACACTCATCACTTGTTCATTGTAGTCTACATTCTCCTTATTGTCCACGGATACTACCTGTATCTCACTAAAGAATGGTACAAGAAAACG ACGTGGATGTATTTAGCAGTGCCAATAGCTCTATATGCATGCGAGAGACTGATACGAGCATTCAGATCCAGCATCAGGATGGTAAAAGTTGTTAACGCTGCGGTTTATCCTGGAAACGTATTGACTTTGAAAATGTCAAGGCCTAAACACTTCAAATACAAAAGCGGTCAATACATGTTTGTAAACTGCCCAAAAGTCTCACCATTTGAGTG GCATCCATTTTCAATAACTTCTGCACCACATGACGGCTATCTGAGCGTGCATATAAAATCAGTAGGAGATTGGACAAATGCTATTAAAGAAGTTTTCTCTGAG GTGATGTCTAAACCACCTCCGGTTAGAGATACGTCGCATGGTGCAAATAATCCCGA TTACCCCAAAATCATGATTGATGGTCCATATGGCACCTCAGCACAAGACTACAAGAAGTACGATGTGATTCTACTGATCGGTCTTGGGATTGGTGCCACTCGAATGATCAGCATTATCAAGGACATTGTCAACAATATGTATGCCATGGAAAATGCTCAACTTCGCCAAATGGAGAATGGATTGAAACACGTGCCACAAGATAAGACAGAAAATTTCAAGACGAAAAGAGCTTACTTCTACTGGGTAACGAGGGAGCAGGGCCCGTATGATTGGTTCATGGACATCATGAACGAAATCGCAGCACGGGATGTTAACAAAATCATAGAACTACATAACTATTGCACTAATGTATTCGAAGAAGATGACGGCGCCCGCTCCGCGCTCATACGTATGCTTCAGTCTATAGCTTATGCCAAGAGTGGTAAGGACATTGTCTCTGAGACAAGGGTCATGTCTCACTTCGCCAGACCTAACTTGGAACACGTCTATAGAAAGGTAGCCATGGATCATCCAGCTGGTACTAATGTTG GAGTTTTCTATTGTGGAACACCATTATTGGCAAAGGAGCTAAGGCGTCTCGCTTTGAAATTTACACACAAGACGAAGATTAGATTCTCCTTCCACAATGAGAACTTGTAA
- the LOC103861528 gene encoding putative respiratory burst oxidase homolog protein G isoform X2 — MTMTSDTEEENSSDITAHNPVMENVGGAVGSSVRENPETRQNGLMNEIKRFAGKPARLDRSKSTTGQALRGLKFISKADGADGWTAVEERFETITKTTEGLLIRSKFGECIGMKSKDFALVLFDALARRKHMTGDVIDKEMLKEFWEQISDQNFDSRLMIFFDMMDKDGDGRLTEDEVRQIINLSSSTNNLSAIQKRSAGYAAMIMEELDPHKTGYIMVDNLKILLMQAETLPEITNSEERRQPVEKITKKFNDTPYPSPSRTMYRRLRFFVLDSWQRIWVIALWLTITAILFTYKYIQYKNRAVYEVLGHCVCFAKGSAETLKLNMALVLLPVCRNTITWLRNKTRFGVLVPFDDNINFHKVIAVGITIGVGIHSIAHLACDFPRLIAATPEEYKPLGKYFGEEQPKRYSHFVKSTEGITGLLMVLLMAIAFTLALPWFRRGKLEKKLPKPLKKLASFNAFWYTHHLFIVVYILLIVHGYYLYLTKEWYKKTTWMYLAVPIALYACERLIRAFRSSIRMVKVVNAAVYPGNVLTLKMSRPKHFKYKSGQYMFVNCPKVSPFEWHPFSITSAPHDGYLSVHIKSVGDWTNAIKEVFSEVLLTSKSLKIRYSMLLFQMSKPPPVRDTSHGANNPDYPKIMIDGPYGTSAQDYKKYDVILLIGLGIGATRMISIIKDIVNNMYAMENAQLRQMENGLKHVPQDKTENFKTKRAYFYWVTREQGPYDWFMDIMNEIAARDVNKIIELHNYCTNVFEEDDGARSALIRMLQSIAYAKSGKDIVSETRVMSHFARPNLEHVYRKVAMDHPAGTNVGVFYCGTPLLAKELRRLALKFTHKTKIRFSFHNENL; from the exons ATGACTATGACTTCTGACACAGAAGAAGAGAACAGCAGCGACATAACCGCCCACAATCCGGTGATGGAAAACGTTGGAGGTGCGGTCGGGTCCAGCGTAAGGGAGAATCCGGAGACGAGACAGAACGGCCTTATGAACGAGATCAAGCGCTTTGCAGGGAAGCCAGCTCGGTTGGACCGATCGAAGTCAACGACCGGTCAGGCCTTGAGAGGGCTCAAGTTCATCAGTAAGGCTGATGGTGCAGATGGCTGGACCGCCGTGGAGGAGAGGTTTGAAACGATCACGAAAACTACTGAGGGATTGCTGATTAGGTCCAAGTTCGGTGAATGCATAG GGATGAAGTCAAAGGACTTTGCCTTGGTATTGTTTGACGCATTAGCTAGAAGAAAGCATATGACAGGGGATGTGATTGATAAGGAGATGTTAAAGGAATTCTGGGAACAAATAAGtgatcaaaattttgattccaGGCTTATGATATTCTTTGACAT GATGGATAAAGATGGCGATGGTAGATTAACCGAAGACGAAGTTAGACAG ATCATCAATCTTAGTTCGTCTACCAACAATCTGTCAGCCATCCAGAAAAGGTCAGCTGGATATGCAGCAATGATAATGGAAGAGCTTGACCCACATAAAACAGGATATATCATG GTAGACAACCTTAAAATTTTGCTTATGCAAGCAGAAACACTACCTGAAATCACAAATAGTGAAGAAAGAAGGCAGCCGGTTGAAAAGATAACTAAGAAGTTTAATGATACGCCTTATCCTAGCCCGTCGAGGACAATGTACCGTCGACTGCGATTCTTTGTTCTAGATAGCTGGCAGAGAATTTGGGTGATAGCGCTATGGCTCACTATTACTGCCATCCTCTTCACATACAAATATATTCAATACAAAAATAGAGCAGTCTATGAAGTGTTGGGCCACTGCGTGTGCTTTGCTAAAGGTTCAGCAGAAACGTTGAAGCTGAATATGGCGTTGGTTCTGTTACCTGTATGCAGAAATACCATCACATGGCTTAGAAATAAGACTAGGTTTGGTGTTTTAGTCCCTTTTGATGACAACATCAACTTTCATAAG GTTATAGCAGTGGGAATTACGATAGGAGTAGGCATACACTCGATCGCTCACTTGGCTTGCGATTTTCCACGGCTGATCGCAGCAACTCCAGAGGAATACAAGCCTTTAGGAAAGTACTTTGGAGAGGAGCAACCCAAGAGATACTCACATTTTGTGAAGTCAACAGAAGGTATAACAGGACTCCTAATGGTTCTCTTGATGGCAATTGCTTTTACACTAGCGCTGCCTTGGTTTAGACGAGGGAAGCTAGAGAAAAAGCTTCCAAAGCCACTAAAAAAACTCGCTAGCTTCAATGCCTTCTGGTACACTCATCACTTGTTCATTGTAGTCTACATTCTCCTTATTGTCCACGGATACTACCTGTATCTCACTAAAGAATGGTACAAGAAAACG ACGTGGATGTATTTAGCAGTGCCAATAGCTCTATATGCATGCGAGAGACTGATACGAGCATTCAGATCCAGCATCAGGATGGTAAAAGTTGTTAACGCTGCGGTTTATCCTGGAAACGTATTGACTTTGAAAATGTCAAGGCCTAAACACTTCAAATACAAAAGCGGTCAATACATGTTTGTAAACTGCCCAAAAGTCTCACCATTTGAGTG GCATCCATTTTCAATAACTTCTGCACCACATGACGGCTATCTGAGCGTGCATATAAAATCAGTAGGAGATTGGACAAATGCTATTAAAGAAGTTTTCTCTGAGGTCTTACTTACTTCCAAATCACTCAAAATTAGATATTCTATGCtcttatttca GATGTCTAAACCACCTCCGGTTAGAGATACGTCGCATGGTGCAAATAATCCCGA TTACCCCAAAATCATGATTGATGGTCCATATGGCACCTCAGCACAAGACTACAAGAAGTACGATGTGATTCTACTGATCGGTCTTGGGATTGGTGCCACTCGAATGATCAGCATTATCAAGGACATTGTCAACAATATGTATGCCATGGAAAATGCTCAACTTCGCCAAATGGAGAATGGATTGAAACACGTGCCACAAGATAAGACAGAAAATTTCAAGACGAAAAGAGCTTACTTCTACTGGGTAACGAGGGAGCAGGGCCCGTATGATTGGTTCATGGACATCATGAACGAAATCGCAGCACGGGATGTTAACAAAATCATAGAACTACATAACTATTGCACTAATGTATTCGAAGAAGATGACGGCGCCCGCTCCGCGCTCATACGTATGCTTCAGTCTATAGCTTATGCCAAGAGTGGTAAGGACATTGTCTCTGAGACAAGGGTCATGTCTCACTTCGCCAGACCTAACTTGGAACACGTCTATAGAAAGGTAGCCATGGATCATCCAGCTGGTACTAATGTTG GAGTTTTCTATTGTGGAACACCATTATTGGCAAAGGAGCTAAGGCGTCTCGCTTTGAAATTTACACACAAGACGAAGATTAGATTCTCCTTCCACAATGAGAACTTGTAA
- the LOC103861531 gene encoding ATP-dependent DNA helicase SRS2-like protein At4g25120: MENHPPNRGMWNQEQSHTTRISQCFRIAKRPSENAANSPTPFPKRSKESMGTESISHRSSFKRTPLMELSANTPPHKRFKPGFESSRVGMCIPAPDFSLDKEVSADDRVSSDPFVTPLKDESVRVSLSYGGGCSTSSLLDDEIDDSILEEIDAICEQSVRKAACQTPNTSMTETPSRDYQSSSSLLDDDIDDSVLEEIDAICEESARKIACQTPSTTSMTQTPSKDNKSSDLEGGLDSRGVKMFKPDSNVKLEFNKETSVAADPALITSMPEECSKYMQSLNDRQRDAACSDISTPLMVIAGPGSGKTSTMVGRVLVLLNEGLQPSNILAMTFTTAATAEMRERIGKSAGKKAAKEITISTFHSFSLQLCRMHADKLQRTSEFSVYGHGQQRRAIIEAVRLYEEGKNGSSTSAACESAEGHSGAGAGAVCPEYAKDRSKKWQKYVTQAKASGRTPEECRKMGNEIGAKILGNYSDILKACDALDYHDLISCSVTLLSDFPEVFKECQDTWKAIIVDEFQDTSTMQYKLLRMLGSHNHITIVGDDDQSIFGFNGADSSGFDSFRRDFPNYKEVRLIKNYRSSRHIVEAASSIIKNNTKRCKSKSISSENSQGSKITVKECHNEEAQCAFVIDKIIEITNDASAPCCSHGDIAILYRRQVSGKVFQNAFRQRKIPFNVHGVAFYRKKVVRVILAMLRTTFSECDDTSYRRVFKALLPFEKEEKKRVIDHIDKISTSRKCSFIIAANDIFSAKISGTFKRNQLTQGRKVFQTLDMVAKLVDREQSLSAVVTCVANMIPQKYLLEQRAVVDNDGGKLLNEDNDLRSVLQYLMDDVAEFLSTHCTTTGEEVDAIKKKKGCNQLNSFINYISERETENFRLRRHDNQNSVTLTTIHQSKGLEWDVVFIIKANDNEIPLLHESNGTASEGGASLEEERRLLYVAMTRARKKLFFLYVTVDSNWQVLQPSRFLKEIPSHLLQGDLSINDCRQVHQNLPNKTEQSVSDFGTELKHEDNKPTDKNMMNIPVDDATEESLEAACALNGNNFLKRFDVEARSVVSHLFHNWAKKQAFQDPKRLIDKVRFVIGERLAIKKEKHKDVLRALKSSLTSDEAFQYAEHVLRWEQLPADTRAHIMREKQEHFQKLRIENSMGTSEATSKQIAFLHSLGCTVVPTSRLHASRLIEQYKSL, from the exons ATGGAGAATCATCCGCCGAACAGAGGAATGTGGAATCAAGAGCAAAGTCATACGACTCGGATCTCTCAGTGCTTCAGGATCGCGAAAAGGCCATCTGAGAATGCAGCTAACTCCCCCACTCCTTTTCCTAAAAG AAGCAAGGAATCGATGGGTACTGAATCCATTTCTCACCGTTCTAGCTTCAAAAGGACCCCTCTTATGGAGTTATCAGCGAATACACCTCCTCACAAACGCTTTAAACCAGGGTTCGAGTCATCTCGTGTTGGTATGTGCATCCCTGCTCCTGATTTTAGTCTGGATAAGGAGGTTTCTGCGGATGACAGAGTTTCATCAGACCCATTTGTTACTCCTCTGAAAGACGAGTCAGTAAGAGTTTCACTAAGCTATGGTGGTGGTTGCTCTACTTCTTCGCTTCTTGATGATGAGATTGATGATTCCATTTTGGAAGAGATTGACGCTATCTGTGAGCAGTCAGTGAGAAAAGCAGCGTGTCAAACTCCAAACACCAGCATGACTGAGACTCCTTCCAGAGATTATCAGAGCAGTTCTTCACTTCTTGATGATGACATTGATGATTCCGTTTTAGAGGAGATTGACGCTATCTGTGAAGAGTCAGCGAGGAAAATAGCATGTCAAACTCCAAGTACCACCAGCATGACTCAGACACCGTCTAAAGATAATAAGAGCAGTGACCTCGAGGGTGGATTGGATTCTAGGGGTGTTAAAATGTTTAAGCCAGACTCCAATGTCAAGTTAGAGTTCAATAAAGAGACTAGTGTTGCTGCTGATCCTGCATTGATCACTAGCATGCCTGAGGAGTGTTCAAAATATATGCAGTCTTTGAATGATAGACAGCGTGATGCTGCCTGTAGTGATATTTCCACTCCTTTAATGGTTATTGCTGGTCCTGGAAGTGGAAAG ACGTCCACCATGGTTGGCCGTGTCTTAGTGTTGCTCAATGAG GGTTTACAGCCATCAAATATCCTTGCAATGACTTTCACTACAGCGGCAACTGCTGAGATGAGAGAGCGCATAGGAAAATCTGCTGGAAAGAAAGCAGCCAAAGAAATAACAATCAGCACATTCCATTCATTTTCCTTGCAGCTTTGCCGGATGCATGCAGACAA GTTACAACGTACATCTGAATTTTCAGTGTATGGACATGGGCAACAAAGAAGAGCAATTATTGAAGCAGTGCGTTTATATGAGGAGGGGAAGAACGGAAGCAGTACATCCGCTGCATGTGAATCTGCGGAAGGTCATAGTGGAGCCGGTGCTGGAGCAGTGTGTCCGGAATATGCCAAGGATAGATCAAAGAAATGGCAAAAATATGTGACCCAG GCAAAGGCTTCCGGTAGAACTCCGGAGGAGTGCCGTAAGATGGGCAATGAGATAGGA GCAAAAATTCTTGGAAACTACAGTGATATCCTTAAAGCTTGTGATGCTCTGGACTATCATGATTTGATTAGTTGTTCGGTCACCCTGCTCTCCGACTTTCCTGAAG TATTTAAGGAATGCCAAGATACCTGGAAAGCCATCATAGTTGATGAATTCCAGGACACTAGCACAATGCAGTACAAGCTTCTACGAATGTTAGGATCTCATAATCACATAACTATTGTTGGTGATGATGATCAG TCCATCTTCGGTTTTAACGGGGCGGACAGTTCAGGATTCGATTCATTTCGCCGAGATTTCCCAAATTACAAAGAG GTCCGGCTGATAAAAAACTATCGCTCCTCTCGCCATATTGTGGAAGCTGCATCTTCTATTATAAAAAACAATACGAAGCGGTGCAAATCAAAAAGCATTTCGTCAGAAAACTCTCAGGGATCTAAG ATTACTGTCAAGGAATGCCATAACGAGGAAGCACAGTGTGCATTTGTTATTGACAAAATAATTGAAATCACGAATGATGCCTCAGCACCTTGTTGCTCCCATGGAGATATTGCCATCTTGTATAGGAGGCAG GTGTCAGGTAAAGTCTTCCAAAATGCATTCCGGCAGAGGAAAATACCATTCAACGTTCATGGTGTCGCTTTCTACAGGAAAAAG GTTGTCCGGGTCATTTTGGCTATGCTGAGAACAACATTTTCCGAATGTGATGATACTTCGTATCGGCGAGTGTTTAAGGCATTACTTCCATTTGAGAAAGAGGAAAAGAAAAGG GTTATAGATCATATTGACAAAATCTCCACTAGTAGGAAATGCAGCTTCATTATAGCCGCAAATGATATTTTCAGTGCCAAAATTTCTGGTACCTTCAAGAG GAACCAGCTTACCCAGGGACGTAAAGTGTTTCAAACTCTTGACATGGTAGCAAAGCTGGTTGATAGG GAACAATCACTTTCAGCTGTAGTAACATGTGTGGCAAATATGATACCGCAG AAATACCTTCTCGAGCAACGAGCAGTTGTGGATAACGATGGAGGGAAACTGCTTAATGAAGACAACGATCTTAGATCT GTACTCCAGTACTTAATGGATGATGTAGCTGAGTTTCTTTCCACTCATTGCACCACAACTGGAGAAGAAGTGgatgcaataaaaaaaaagaaaggctgCAATCAACTTAATTCATTTATCAACTACATCTCTGAGCGTGAAACTGAAAATTTTCGTTTAAGAAGACATGACAATCAAAATTCTGTCACATTAACCACCATTCATCAG TCTAAAGGTTTGGAATGGGACGTAGTTTTCATAATCAAG GCTAATGATAACGAGATTCCCCTATTGCATGAGTCTAACGGTACTGCATCGGAGGGTGGAGCATCACTTGAG GAAGAGCGTCGCCTTCTGTATGTTGCTATGACTCGTGCTCGAAAgaaattatttttcttgtaCGTGACTGTGGATTCGAACTGGCAG GTGCTCCAACCCTCACGGTTTCTTAAAGAGATACCGAGCCATCTTCTACAG GGAGATCTGAGCATAAATGACTGCAGACAAGTTCATCAAAACCTTCCAAATAAGACTGAGCAGAGTGTGTCCGATTTTGGAACAGAATTAAAGCATGAAGATAATAAACCAACTGATAAAAATATGATGAACATTCCAGTAGATGATGCTACCGAGGAGTCATTAGAAGCCGCGTGTGCACTCAATGGGAACAATTTCCTTAAGAG GTTTGATGTGGAGGCTAGATCAGTTGTCTCCCACTTATTTCACAACTGGGCTAAGAAACAAGCATTCCAGGACCCGAAGAGGCTGATTGACAAA GTAAGGTTTGTGATTGGTGAACGTTTGGCCATCAAGAAGGAGAAACACAAG GATGTCTTGCGAGCACTTAAATCATCATTGACTTCCGATGAAGCGTTTCAATACGCAGAACAT GTACTTAGGTGGGAACAACTTCCTGCAGACACACGGGCTCATATAATGCGAGAGAAACAG